From Lysinibacillus sp. SGAir0095, the proteins below share one genomic window:
- a CDS encoding branched-chain amino acid ABC transporter permease, producing the protein MDLLISLVINGLATGMLIFLLAAGLTLIFGLMDVLNFAHGGLFVWGAYTGVFTYAYTESFIVGILVAIITGIVLGFLMEKLIITPVYGNHVQQILITLGFMLVLQEMIKVVFGPNAIPVKVPDYFAGSWELGDVIIIKYRIFIIIVGFIVFGIFHFILTRTKIGLIVRAGVMNKEMVQALGINIKKVFLFVFMTGASLAAIGGMLMAPYSGSIYAEMGMEFAILGFIVVVIGGMGSFSGSLLAAILVGLAGSFMAYYVPFLSLAVNMILMAVVLIFRPQGLFRIAKE; encoded by the coding sequence ATGGATTTACTTATAAGTCTGGTAATAAATGGTTTAGCAACCGGAATGCTTATTTTCTTACTTGCAGCTGGACTTACATTAATTTTTGGATTAATGGACGTACTAAACTTTGCCCATGGTGGGCTCTTTGTATGGGGTGCCTACACTGGCGTATTTACCTATGCCTATACGGAAAGTTTCATAGTTGGAATTCTTGTTGCGATTATAACGGGTATAGTGCTGGGATTCCTAATGGAAAAGCTAATTATTACACCTGTTTATGGAAACCATGTACAGCAGATTTTAATTACTCTTGGGTTTATGCTGGTTTTACAAGAAATGATTAAAGTAGTCTTCGGTCCAAACGCGATACCTGTGAAAGTACCTGACTATTTTGCAGGAAGCTGGGAATTAGGTGATGTCATTATTATAAAGTATCGCATTTTCATTATTATCGTTGGATTTATCGTCTTTGGTATATTCCATTTCATTTTAACTCGTACAAAAATTGGGCTGATTGTCCGTGCAGGAGTTATGAATAAAGAAATGGTTCAGGCACTTGGTATCAATATTAAGAAAGTATTTTTGTTCGTTTTTATGACAGGAGCGTCTCTTGCAGCAATTGGCGGCATGTTAATGGCGCCATATTCAGGATCAATCTATGCAGAAATGGGAATGGAGTTTGCGATATTAGGTTTTATAGTTGTAGTTATTGGTGGAATGGGGAGTTTTTCGGGTTCCTTGCTAGCAGCGATACTAGTAGGACTAGCAGGAAGTTTTATGGCCTATTATGTTCCGTTTTTATCTTTGGCAGTGAATATGATTTTGATGGCTGTGGTGTTAATCTTCCGTCCGCAAGGCTTATTTAGGATCGCAAAGGAGTGA
- a CDS encoding ABC transporter ATP-binding protein, whose translation MEPIIRTENLSIQFGGHKAVDRVNFEMPEKHFKSIIGPNGAGKTTFFNLLSGELKATEGDVFFKGESLAKYSSVERTRKGLGRSFQITNVFPNLTVLENVRLAVQSKEKIRFHFLKSYKSYKKLTEKAKLILDQVLLLNKSEAIASQLSHGEKRKLEIAMLLALDTEVLLLDEPTAGMSLEEVPTILEVIRGIKMRGDKTILLIEHKMDMILDFSDSIMVLFNGKLLADGTPTEIMNNETVQNAYLGGLYDGELVETS comes from the coding sequence ATGGAGCCTATTATTCGCACAGAAAATCTATCCATACAATTCGGAGGTCATAAAGCGGTGGACCGGGTGAATTTTGAAATGCCTGAAAAACATTTTAAATCGATTATTGGTCCGAATGGTGCTGGGAAAACGACCTTTTTTAATTTGCTTAGTGGAGAACTAAAGGCGACTGAAGGAGATGTATTTTTTAAGGGGGAGTCATTAGCAAAATACTCCTCTGTGGAAAGGACTCGCAAAGGTCTTGGCAGGTCGTTTCAAATCACAAATGTTTTTCCTAACCTAACCGTTCTTGAAAATGTTCGGTTGGCGGTGCAGTCAAAGGAAAAAATACGATTTCATTTTTTGAAATCCTATAAATCCTATAAAAAATTAACAGAAAAAGCAAAGCTAATCTTAGATCAAGTCCTGTTGCTCAATAAGAGCGAGGCGATCGCCAGTCAATTATCTCATGGGGAGAAACGTAAACTTGAAATTGCCATGCTTCTTGCTCTGGATACGGAAGTTTTGTTGTTAGACGAACCAACTGCGGGCATGTCCTTAGAAGAAGTTCCAACCATCCTGGAGGTTATTCGAGGGATAAAGATGCGTGGAGATAAAACAATCCTATTAATTGAACACAAGATGGATATGATTTTGGATTTTTCAGACTCTATTATGGTTTTGTTTAATGGAAAACTACTTGCAGATGGAACACCAACTGAAATTATGAATAATGAAACAGTTCAAAACGCTTATTTAGGAGGTCTTTACGATGGAGAGCTTGTTGAAACTTCATAA
- a CDS encoding ABC transporter ATP-binding protein has product MESLLKLHNIQTHIGQYHILQGIQFEAKEGEVSVLLGRNGAGKTTTLKTIMGLTPATSGSITFQNQAIENKPTYEIAKHGMGYVPEDQGIFAQLTVEENMKVAMRKETTEALERQEYVLNLFPDLKKFWKKAGGNLSGGQKQMLAMARAFVNDSKLLLIDEPSKGLAPIVVEKVMEAIMEMKKRTTIVLVEQNFFMASKIGDTFTLIDDGRTVHTGSMNQLISDDELKHKYLGIG; this is encoded by the coding sequence ATGGAGAGCTTGTTGAAACTTCATAATATCCAGACTCATATCGGACAATATCATATTTTGCAGGGCATCCAATTCGAAGCAAAAGAAGGAGAGGTTTCTGTTCTACTTGGTCGGAATGGGGCTGGGAAAACAACTACTTTAAAAACAATAATGGGGTTAACACCTGCTACAAGTGGTTCTATTACATTTCAAAACCAAGCAATTGAGAATAAACCCACATATGAAATTGCCAAGCACGGAATGGGCTATGTACCGGAGGATCAAGGCATTTTTGCACAGTTAACTGTTGAGGAGAACATGAAGGTTGCCATGCGTAAAGAAACCACTGAAGCGCTTGAAAGACAGGAATATGTACTGAACCTTTTTCCGGACTTAAAAAAGTTTTGGAAAAAAGCCGGGGGAAACTTATCTGGAGGTCAAAAGCAAATGCTCGCAATGGCAAGGGCGTTTGTTAATGACAGCAAGCTACTGCTAATTGATGAGCCTTCAAAAGGTTTAGCACCTATTGTTGTTGAGAAAGTAATGGAAGCCATTATGGAAATGAAAAAAAGAACGACTATTGTCCTTGTTGAGCAAAACTTTTTTATGGCTAGCAAAATTGGCGACACATTTACACTAATTGATGATGGTCGAACGGTTCATACTGGTTCCATGAATCAACTAATTTCCGATGATGAATTGAAACATAAGTATTTAGGTATTGGGTAA
- a CDS encoding 3-oxoacyl-ACP synthase has protein sequence MNVGIIGIGVYLPNKRMTAEEIAEKGNLPIEVVKTKMGLTEKTIAGENDHTVQMAIRAAREAIENAQIDAKEIDVIIYFGEEHKEYPLWTAGIKIQEEVGATSAWAFDIQLRCGTAILAMKLAKSLMVSDGNIRTVLLAGGYRNHDFIDYKNERTRFMFNLGAGGAALILKRDVLENLIYESDIITDGTFSEDVLVPVGGTKQPLTPDLLLQGYYRLDVTDPQGMKRRLEQKSLDNFIKVIRNSLNKSGFDEMELAYIGMLHMKKSAHDFVLKAFNLKEENSIYLSNYGHIGQIDQILSLKLALTENKIQNGDVLALVSAGIGYAWGAITIQWGNKGG, from the coding sequence ATGAATGTTGGAATTATAGGAATTGGTGTCTATTTACCTAACAAAAGAATGACAGCAGAAGAAATAGCCGAAAAAGGGAATCTACCAATTGAAGTGGTTAAAACGAAAATGGGTTTAACAGAAAAAACAATAGCAGGAGAAAATGATCATACTGTACAGATGGCTATTCGAGCGGCAAGGGAAGCGATTGAAAATGCACAAATTGATGCAAAAGAAATCGATGTAATCATCTATTTTGGTGAAGAACATAAAGAATACCCTTTATGGACAGCGGGGATTAAGATTCAAGAAGAGGTTGGTGCGACAAGTGCTTGGGCATTTGATATTCAACTGAGATGTGGGACGGCAATACTAGCCATGAAACTTGCCAAAAGCTTAATGGTTTCAGATGGAAACATTCGAACGGTGTTACTTGCTGGAGGTTACCGTAATCACGATTTTATCGATTATAAAAATGAACGTACGCGTTTTATGTTTAATTTAGGTGCAGGAGGCGCGGCACTTATTCTTAAACGTGACGTATTAGAAAACTTAATTTACGAATCAGACATTATTACAGATGGTACTTTTTCAGAGGATGTACTTGTGCCGGTAGGTGGAACTAAACAGCCACTTACTCCGGACCTTTTACTGCAAGGATACTATCGCTTAGATGTAACAGATCCTCAAGGAATGAAGAGGAGGCTAGAACAAAAATCCCTTGATAACTTTATTAAGGTCATTCGCAATTCCTTAAATAAGAGTGGTTTTGATGAAATGGAACTTGCCTATATTGGAATGCTCCATATGAAAAAGTCAGCCCATGATTTTGTGTTAAAGGCATTCAATCTAAAAGAGGAAAACTCGATCTATTTATCGAACTACGGTCATATTGGTCAAATTGATCAAATATTATCATTAAAACTCGCCTTAACAGAAAATAAAATTCAAAATGGTGATGTTTTAGCATTGGTCAGTGCAGGGATTGGGTATGCATGGGGAGCAATAACAATACAATGGGGAAACAAAGGGGGATAA
- a CDS encoding branched-chain amino acid ABC transporter permease, which translates to MKTLNLVSKYNILISILLIFLITFPFVADSRTLTILFTQIFIFSILAMSYDILLGYTGIVSFGHAMFFGIGAYATAILLNTFEPTVGIFVGSIVVGILLSAVVSFLVGLLTLRLKSHFFAMLTLAISGLLLVVAEKWRTITKGNDGFTFRAPDIFKDRIVFYFCVLACLVIVFLLLRRFVQSPLGRVLIAVRENEQRTRSLGFKTLHYKVISSVVAGVVASLAGSLYAVSLRFVNTSVMTMDITLDALLMTIIGGVGTLVGPIVGSVVIEFAQHYLSGLAREFPIFERWIIFFGIIYILAVVFFPKGIVGTLSQSLLKLKTKKEAGKTFALHKDKERSS; encoded by the coding sequence GTGAAAACATTAAACTTAGTATCTAAATATAATATTTTAATTTCCATCCTATTAATATTCCTCATCACCTTTCCTTTTGTAGCTGATTCGCGGACTTTAACTATTCTATTTACACAAATTTTCATCTTTTCAATTTTAGCAATGAGTTACGATATTTTGCTGGGGTATACGGGAATTGTTTCTTTTGGGCATGCAATGTTTTTCGGTATCGGTGCTTATGCGACAGCTATCTTGCTGAATACCTTTGAACCAACAGTCGGGATATTTGTAGGATCCATTGTGGTAGGTATTCTACTTTCTGCAGTCGTTAGTTTCCTAGTCGGGCTGTTAACCTTGAGATTAAAGAGTCACTTTTTTGCGATGCTAACCTTGGCTATATCAGGATTACTATTAGTCGTAGCTGAAAAATGGCGGACGATTACGAAAGGGAACGACGGATTCACCTTTCGAGCACCCGATATCTTTAAAGACCGGATTGTCTTTTACTTTTGCGTACTTGCTTGCTTGGTAATTGTATTTTTGCTTTTAAGACGCTTTGTTCAATCTCCCCTCGGAAGAGTATTAATAGCTGTTCGTGAGAATGAACAAAGAACACGTTCACTAGGTTTTAAAACATTGCATTATAAAGTCATTTCCTCTGTTGTGGCTGGGGTCGTTGCAAGCTTGGCAGGATCGCTGTATGCCGTTTCCCTACGCTTTGTTAATACGAGTGTAATGACTATGGATATCACGCTAGACGCCCTTCTTATGACAATTATTGGAGGAGTGGGAACATTAGTTGGTCCAATTGTAGGATCTGTAGTGATTGAATTTGCACAGCATTATCTATCTGGTCTTGCAAGAGAATTTCCTATTTTCGAGCGATGGATAATTTTCTTTGGAATTATTTATATATTAGCTGTGGTCTTTTTCCCAAAAGGAATTGTTGGCACGTTAAGTCAGTCATTATTGAAATTGAAAACAAAAAAAGAAGCTGGTAAAACTTTCGCTTTACACAAAGACAAGGAGCGATCGTCATGA
- a CDS encoding substrate-binding domain-containing protein, whose product MVACSQDETTSDEAAQTEEETTTEESTESGGTVKVGVLASLTGALESYGKQTQKGFELGLEYATNGTMEVAGKKIEVVWEDTETKPEVAVQKATKLLEDDGVDFLVGSSSSGDTLAVLPLAEEYEKIMIVEPAVADSITGSEFNPFIFRTARNSSQDAYAAAAAIADEGVKIATFAPDYSFGWDGVSAFKTAAEKLGAEIVAEEYADPAATDFTSNLQKIIESKPDYLFVVWAGANSPWNQIADLKLQEKGIKISTGAPDIVALQMMGSLVGMEGFSVYYHTLPDNEVNDWLVEEHKARYNGEVPDLFTPGGFSAAVAIVTALEKSGGDADGNTLIPLMEGMSFETPKGTMTFREEDHQALQTMYSVRLETVDGFDYPVPVLIRELGPEETEPPIMN is encoded by the coding sequence ATGGTTGCTTGTAGTCAAGATGAGACAACATCAGATGAAGCGGCACAAACAGAAGAAGAAACGACAACAGAAGAATCAACTGAATCTGGAGGGACGGTCAAAGTCGGTGTGCTTGCTTCTTTGACAGGTGCATTAGAATCTTATGGAAAACAAACACAAAAGGGATTTGAACTTGGATTAGAATATGCAACAAATGGGACGATGGAGGTTGCTGGTAAAAAAATCGAAGTTGTCTGGGAGGACACAGAAACGAAGCCTGAAGTCGCTGTGCAAAAAGCAACAAAACTGCTAGAGGATGATGGTGTGGATTTCCTAGTTGGATCCTCAAGTTCAGGTGACACATTAGCTGTTCTTCCGCTTGCTGAGGAATATGAGAAAATCATGATTGTTGAACCAGCAGTTGCCGACAGTATTACAGGCTCAGAATTTAACCCATTTATATTCCGTACTGCACGAAATTCATCGCAAGATGCTTATGCAGCAGCGGCAGCAATTGCAGATGAAGGTGTTAAAATCGCAACGTTTGCACCGGACTATTCTTTTGGTTGGGACGGCGTATCAGCATTTAAAACAGCGGCCGAAAAATTAGGAGCCGAAATCGTTGCCGAGGAATATGCAGACCCGGCAGCCACTGATTTTACTTCAAATCTACAAAAGATTATTGAATCAAAACCGGACTATTTATTTGTTGTTTGGGCCGGTGCAAACTCTCCATGGAATCAAATTGCTGATTTAAAGCTGCAAGAAAAAGGAATTAAAATTTCGACTGGTGCACCTGATATTGTTGCACTTCAAATGATGGGATCATTAGTGGGAATGGAAGGTTTCTCAGTGTATTATCACACTCTTCCAGACAATGAAGTAAATGATTGGTTAGTAGAAGAGCATAAGGCGCGGTACAACGGTGAAGTGCCAGATTTATTTACGCCAGGTGGATTCTCAGCGGCAGTAGCAATTGTAACTGCATTGGAAAAATCAGGTGGGGATGCAGATGGCAATACTTTAATCCCATTAATGGAAGGCATGTCCTTCGAAACACCAAAGGGTACAATGACTTTCCGAGAAGAAGATCATCAGGCATTGCAAACGATGTATTCGGTACGTTTAGAAACAGTAGATGGCTTCGACTATCCAGTACCAGTTTTAATTCGTGAATTGGGCCCTGAGGAAACAGAGCCCCCAATCATGAACTAA
- a CDS encoding ATP-dependent DNA helicase gives MRQSLPFELSKDRSFFDSLGDWMGDVLYDELPEKGFECRDEQIFMAYQIEQALKEKNVLFAEAGVGTGKTIAYLLPAISYARYTGRPALIACADETLIDQLVKEGGDIYKLTEHLGLTIDVRLAKSRNQYLCLKRFEETEKVVTEEWIDDIAMSIPDGVYAQGSMLTVNPYGARSDYSAVSDEDWQRVNYNAIMQCSVCDMRNRCGQTLHRSHYRSSSDLIICSQDFLMEHLATKESREREGQLPLLPEVSMIVLDEGHLLEYAAQNAMTVKVQGYTIVNLLERLMVDGVREKTLYAMETLQDHHELFFDQLRDDVVPSEEERKTIKKSDRLLAIGKQLIADVERLLEEFVFESELYMIPEYELNMAEEFLEQYQAAIRIFIAQGDAVDWLEETDGEETLVIMPRLITDVLEEKLFSKKTPIVFSSATLSVGKDFSYIAYSLGIKKYQSFSVPSPFDYEEVMKVYLHELKQAEKTSKVEQLLKEGQQQTLILFKSKQSMLTFKSNLPMMSKLTMAFEGDRELSAIVRDFQEGTVKTLCSYHLWEGLDLPEEALTRVIIYDLPFPPKDPLFDAKRAFSENPFEEVELPFMQLRLQQGIGRLIRTSNDHGEIHIFLNENEIQYKSEFVNILPVQPV, from the coding sequence ATGAGACAGTCTTTACCGTTTGAACTTTCAAAAGATCGGTCCTTTTTCGATTCACTTGGAGATTGGATGGGCGATGTATTATATGATGAACTACCGGAAAAGGGATTTGAATGCCGAGACGAACAAATTTTTATGGCATACCAGATTGAACAGGCATTAAAAGAAAAAAATGTATTATTTGCAGAAGCAGGTGTAGGAACTGGTAAAACAATTGCCTATCTCTTACCTGCAATTTCGTATGCACGTTACACAGGACGTCCTGCACTGATAGCATGTGCTGATGAGACTTTAATTGATCAGCTCGTTAAAGAGGGCGGAGATATTTATAAATTGACAGAGCATCTTGGTTTAACAATTGATGTTCGCTTAGCAAAATCAAGAAACCAGTATTTATGTTTAAAACGCTTCGAAGAAACAGAAAAAGTGGTAACTGAGGAATGGATTGATGATATTGCAATGTCCATCCCAGATGGTGTTTATGCACAAGGATCTATGCTTACAGTAAACCCTTATGGAGCTAGAAGTGATTACTCGGCAGTTAGTGATGAAGATTGGCAGAGAGTCAATTACAATGCCATTATGCAGTGCTCAGTTTGCGATATGCGTAATCGTTGCGGGCAAACTTTGCATCGTTCCCATTATCGCAGTTCGTCCGACTTAATCATTTGCTCTCAGGATTTCCTTATGGAGCATTTAGCAACAAAAGAATCCCGTGAGCGTGAAGGGCAGTTGCCATTACTGCCTGAAGTATCAATGATTGTGCTTGATGAAGGACACTTATTGGAATACGCTGCTCAAAATGCGATGACAGTTAAGGTTCAAGGCTATACAATTGTAAACTTATTGGAGCGTTTAATGGTTGATGGCGTTCGTGAAAAAACGTTGTATGCGATGGAAACATTGCAGGACCATCATGAATTATTCTTTGATCAATTACGTGATGATGTTGTCCCTTCAGAAGAGGAAAGAAAAACGATTAAAAAATCTGATCGACTTCTTGCAATCGGGAAACAGTTAATTGCCGATGTAGAACGATTACTTGAAGAATTTGTCTTCGAATCAGAATTATATATGATTCCAGAATATGAATTAAATATGGCAGAAGAGTTTCTAGAACAATACCAAGCGGCAATTCGTATTTTCATTGCTCAAGGCGATGCAGTTGATTGGCTTGAAGAAACGGATGGGGAAGAAACATTAGTTATCATGCCTCGATTGATTACGGATGTATTAGAGGAAAAACTATTCTCCAAAAAAACGCCAATTGTTTTCTCATCCGCAACTTTATCTGTGGGGAAAGATTTCTCTTATATTGCTTATAGTTTAGGAATTAAGAAGTATCAGTCCTTTAGTGTACCATCACCATTCGATTATGAAGAGGTAATGAAGGTTTACTTGCATGAACTGAAACAAGCAGAAAAAACGTCAAAAGTAGAGCAGTTGTTAAAAGAAGGACAGCAACAAACTTTAATTTTATTTAAATCAAAGCAATCCATGCTCACATTTAAATCAAATTTACCGATGATGTCTAAATTAACAATGGCTTTTGAAGGAGATCGTGAGTTATCGGCAATTGTACGAGATTTCCAAGAGGGAACAGTGAAAACCTTATGCTCGTACCATTTATGGGAAGGATTAGACTTACCAGAAGAAGCCTTAACTCGTGTCATCATTTATGATTTACCATTCCCTCCAAAGGATCCGTTGTTTGATGCAAAAAGAGCATTTTCTGAAAATCCTTTCGAAGAAGTGGAATTACCATTTATGCAACTTCGACTTCAACAAGGAATCGGAAGACTTATTCGAACTTCGAATGACCATGGGGAGATTCATATCTTCTTAAACGAGAACGAAATACAATACAAATCTGAATTTGTTAATATTTTACCTGTTCAGCCAGTATAA
- a CDS encoding BTAD domain-containing putative transcriptional regulator: protein MQNILMSKLIPPDPSIYYLRRSKLLKKLSKSETVRLTIVHSGAGFGKTSALAQLMADSEHMFSWYQVTDEDDDTLPFFRHLFYSIQRIHPQFGQAIVGWDTFSSFLNLEELNKLALLFINEFYKMNKDLFIVIDDFHVAHHVFEINYILNKIIENLPPKIHVILASRIYPNWNCLLPLRMNGKLVECKEEDFIFSTEEVQVLFEDNYNRSLTQEETEAVLAVTEGWAIAVCLLAFQSNDSLLPIEEITNLSLHDFFAYLSEEVFENLQETEKEALLKCSIFQSFTLEQINALYDEEVTVKVKSIVKQQSFIQPLIGYEEFRFHALFHQFLEMKLIERENNEYQELHKKATIYFTKNNNAVKALYHSMKSKDNQLVTDSLVQFASYFIEAGQFDFFLERLKELSLETRESRYLLYFYEGECQRYRAQYEKAKRAYEQCLRLAEQNQDSFAMFKANAGIAHIYLDTIQPALAEIYLIEALELSKIVKLEQEELYLLERQYAENLVNLGRAGEAEDRVKRQGLPEHILVKGNLDVRMLLRQGKLLEAKRLFQMREGREIVTLDAHRESDVLQALILTLIGNSEEAFESALKGIRNSVKDHAKYAEAVAYLRKGHAMMLLSPKFLKEAEDCYLKTNDLMDGIHVTRAKAESYMGLALVKSRQGYLQEAIFFANQGLYETERVQDQWVSALLLTAFTIIYVENNEFDMAKECAQKANTLYKKSPDHFGEMVTNFWLAYIAYRQSSHTDFNNYFLQFIALCHEYHYYFFLQKTTLLGPKLNIILELATAWVNQNEKEESHSILSKLQVKKGSPIPKHTFELLLFGPFTMFRDGFEIIDKEWKREKAKELFLFLYLNRYRYVSKEEIMSNLWPNSDEQSTNRDFKVAYNACLKVIEPDRPARDDSAYIVRKQSMYQLHQTLAFSSDVDVFKKCAHRGLDEKDPTLALEWLQQAATLYRGDLLEDSASVEWLNHHREELKNLYIIVIERIAQNYTRSKDFQKTIEWAEKLVQLDQAWEEGYRLLMLAYYYQDNRPQAVKWYEKCVEILEVEFNIEPMETTTQIFEMIIR from the coding sequence TTGCAGAACATTCTCATGTCAAAGCTTATTCCACCAGATCCATCTATTTACTACTTGAGAAGAAGTAAATTACTAAAAAAACTATCCAAAAGTGAGACTGTGAGATTAACAATTGTTCATAGTGGTGCTGGCTTTGGGAAAACCTCTGCACTTGCCCAGCTGATGGCGGACAGTGAGCATATGTTTTCTTGGTACCAAGTCACAGATGAGGACGACGATACATTACCCTTCTTTAGACATTTATTTTATAGTATTCAACGAATTCATCCACAGTTTGGTCAGGCCATTGTCGGGTGGGACACTTTTTCAAGCTTCTTGAATCTTGAAGAATTAAATAAGCTTGCGTTACTTTTTATCAACGAATTTTATAAAATGAATAAAGATTTATTCATCGTGATTGATGATTTTCATGTAGCCCATCATGTGTTCGAAATAAATTATATCTTAAACAAGATTATCGAAAATCTTCCGCCTAAAATACATGTGATCTTAGCCTCTAGGATCTATCCGAATTGGAATTGTTTATTACCGCTTCGTATGAATGGAAAATTGGTGGAATGTAAAGAGGAAGACTTTATTTTTTCAACGGAAGAAGTCCAAGTATTATTTGAAGATAACTATAATCGAAGTTTGACACAGGAAGAGACAGAGGCAGTACTTGCGGTTACTGAAGGGTGGGCAATCGCTGTATGCTTGTTGGCTTTTCAGTCAAATGATTCACTGCTTCCTATAGAAGAAATTACGAATTTATCTTTACATGATTTTTTTGCCTACCTTTCAGAGGAAGTATTTGAAAATTTACAGGAAACTGAAAAAGAAGCTTTACTAAAGTGCAGTATTTTTCAATCGTTTACTCTTGAGCAAATTAATGCACTCTATGATGAAGAGGTCACTGTAAAAGTAAAGTCGATTGTCAAACAACAATCCTTTATACAACCATTAATCGGATATGAAGAGTTTCGTTTTCATGCACTTTTTCATCAATTTTTAGAAATGAAGCTGATCGAAAGAGAGAATAACGAATATCAGGAGTTGCATAAAAAAGCAACCATTTACTTTACTAAAAATAATAATGCAGTGAAAGCTTTATATCATAGTATGAAATCAAAAGATAACCAGTTAGTTACAGATAGCTTAGTCCAATTTGCTAGCTACTTTATTGAAGCAGGACAGTTTGATTTCTTTTTGGAGCGGCTAAAAGAGCTCTCACTTGAAACGAGGGAAAGTCGATATCTATTGTATTTTTATGAGGGTGAATGTCAACGTTATCGAGCTCAATACGAAAAAGCGAAAAGGGCTTACGAACAATGTTTGAGATTAGCAGAACAAAATCAAGATTCTTTTGCTATGTTCAAAGCGAATGCAGGAATAGCTCATATTTATTTAGATACGATTCAGCCAGCATTAGCAGAGATTTATTTAATTGAAGCATTAGAACTCTCAAAAATTGTTAAGCTGGAACAAGAGGAACTGTATTTACTAGAACGCCAATATGCGGAAAATTTAGTGAATCTAGGTAGAGCTGGTGAAGCAGAAGACCGGGTAAAGCGGCAGGGTCTGCCTGAACATATTTTAGTAAAAGGAAACTTAGATGTGCGAATGCTTCTAAGACAAGGGAAACTACTTGAAGCAAAGCGACTATTTCAAATGAGGGAAGGACGGGAAATTGTTACTTTAGACGCTCATCGTGAATCAGATGTTTTACAAGCGCTAATTTTAACACTGATCGGTAACTCAGAAGAAGCTTTTGAGTCAGCTTTAAAGGGTATTCGAAACAGTGTAAAGGATCATGCCAAGTATGCCGAAGCTGTTGCGTATTTACGTAAAGGACATGCAATGATGCTACTTTCCCCTAAATTTTTAAAAGAGGCTGAAGACTGTTATCTAAAAACAAATGATTTAATGGATGGAATACATGTAACAAGAGCAAAAGCCGAAAGTTATATGGGATTAGCACTAGTAAAATCAAGGCAAGGATACCTGCAAGAAGCAATATTCTTTGCGAATCAGGGGCTATATGAAACGGAGAGAGTACAGGATCAGTGGGTTTCTGCCCTTCTATTAACGGCGTTTACGATTATATATGTAGAAAATAATGAATTCGATATGGCAAAGGAATGTGCTCAAAAAGCAAACACACTCTATAAAAAAAGCCCTGACCATTTTGGCGAGATGGTGACAAATTTTTGGCTTGCCTACATTGCCTATAGACAAAGTAGTCATACAGATTTCAACAATTATTTTCTTCAGTTTATTGCCCTGTGCCATGAGTATCATTATTATTTTTTCTTACAAAAAACCACTTTATTAGGACCTAAATTAAATATAATCTTGGAACTTGCAACCGCATGGGTAAATCAAAACGAAAAAGAAGAAAGCCATTCTATCTTGTCTAAATTGCAAGTTAAAAAAGGTTCACCGATTCCAAAGCATACTTTCGAGCTGTTATTATTTGGACCTTTCACAATGTTCAGAGATGGATTTGAAATAATCGATAAAGAATGGAAGAGGGAAAAAGCGAAGGAGTTATTTTTATTTTTATATCTCAATCGGTACCGGTACGTATCAAAAGAAGAAATTATGAGCAACTTGTGGCCAAATAGTGATGAACAATCGACAAATCGAGATTTTAAAGTAGCATATAATGCTTGCCTAAAAGTAATTGAACCAGATCGGCCTGCACGTGACGACAGTGCATATATCGTGAGAAAGCAGTCCATGTACCAACTACACCAAACCCTTGCTTTTTCAAGTGATGTGGATGTTTTTAAGAAATGTGCACATAGAGGCTTGGACGAAAAGGATCCAACTTTAGCTCTAGAATGGCTGCAACAAGCTGCTACACTGTATAGGGGTGATTTACTAGAAGATTCGGCGTCGGTCGAGTGGCTGAATCACCATCGAGAGGAATTAAAAAATCTCTATATTATTGTCATTGAACGAATTGCCCAAAACTATACGAGATCAAAGGATTTTCAAAAAACAATTGAGTGGGCAGAAAAATTGGTACAGCTGGACCAAGCCTGGGAAGAGGGTTACAGACTTTTAATGCTTGCTTATTATTATCAAGACAATCGCCCACAAGCTGTAAAATGGTACGAAAAATGTGTGGAAATTTTAGAAGTTGAATTTAATATTGAACCAATGGAAACGACAACACAAATATTTGAAATGATTATACGCTGA